A stretch of the Corynebacterium maris DSM 45190 genome encodes the following:
- the benA gene encoding benzoate 1,2-dioxygenase large subunit, producing MSSPTAETREILSRALDNRPDEGIVRVNREIFTDEELFELEMKYIFEGNWIFLAHESQVENPGDYFTTNMGRQPVVITRSRDGKLNCLINSCSHRGAMLCRKKVDNRTTLTCPFHGWTFSNDGSLLKAKDEATGGYPENFNTDGSHDLRRVPKFESYRGFLFGSLNDDVVPLEEFLGDTRVVLDMLIDQSPDGLEVLKGTSTYTYDGNWKLQAENGADGYHVSSVHWNYAATTSRRGTGESENETTAMDAGSWGEQGGGYFSYPYGHLMLWQEWGNPEDRPVYDRLEELKELHGEERGKFMVNASRNLCLYPNVYIMDQFSTQIRRLEPVSVDKTEVSIWCIAPKGESAENRANRIRQYEDFFNATGMATPDDLEEFRSSQKTYQASSFPWNDMTRGLTQQVEGLNDVARDLGMNEVLSSGSRAEDEGLYPIQHGYWEEVMEKAVEAEDADYQARTSKQVRNEEQSAEVTAEFAKAKAAAKAATASSSSSSEGTGGRRRRRRRQ from the coding sequence ATGTCGAGCCCTACCGCTGAAACCCGCGAGATTCTTTCCCGCGCCCTGGACAACCGCCCGGACGAAGGCATCGTCCGCGTCAACCGCGAGATCTTCACCGATGAGGAGCTCTTCGAGCTCGAGATGAAGTACATCTTCGAGGGCAACTGGATCTTCCTCGCGCACGAGTCCCAGGTCGAGAACCCGGGCGACTACTTCACCACCAACATGGGCCGTCAGCCCGTGGTGATCACCCGCTCCCGCGACGGCAAGCTCAACTGCCTGATCAACTCCTGCTCCCACCGTGGCGCGATGCTCTGCCGCAAGAAGGTCGACAACCGCACCACCCTGACCTGCCCGTTCCACGGCTGGACCTTCTCCAACGACGGTTCCCTGCTCAAGGCCAAGGACGAGGCGACCGGCGGCTACCCGGAGAACTTCAACACGGACGGCTCCCACGACCTGCGTCGCGTCCCGAAGTTCGAGTCCTACCGCGGCTTCCTCTTCGGCTCCCTGAACGACGACGTCGTCCCGCTGGAGGAGTTCCTCGGTGACACCCGCGTCGTCCTGGACATGCTCATCGACCAGTCCCCGGACGGCCTCGAGGTCCTGAAGGGCACCTCCACCTACACCTACGACGGCAACTGGAAGCTCCAGGCCGAAAACGGCGCCGACGGCTACCACGTCTCCTCCGTCCACTGGAACTACGCCGCCACCACCTCGCGTCGCGGCACCGGTGAGTCCGAGAACGAGACCACCGCCATGGACGCCGGCAGCTGGGGTGAGCAGGGCGGCGGCTACTTCTCCTACCCCTACGGCCACCTGATGCTGTGGCAGGAGTGGGGCAACCCGGAGGACCGCCCGGTCTACGACCGCCTGGAGGAGCTCAAGGAGCTGCACGGTGAAGAGCGCGGCAAGTTCATGGTCAACGCCTCGCGCAACCTCTGCCTGTACCCGAACGTCTACATCATGGACCAGTTCTCCACCCAGATCCGTCGCCTCGAGCCGGTCAGCGTGGACAAGACCGAGGTCTCGATCTGGTGCATCGCCCCGAAGGGCGAGTCCGCGGAGAACCGCGCGAACCGCATCCGCCAGTACGAGGACTTCTTCAACGCCACCGGCATGGCCACCCCGGATGACCTGGAGGAATTCCGCTCCTCCCAGAAGACCTACCAGGCCAGCTCCTTCCCGTGGAACGACATGACCCGTGGCCTCACCCAGCAGGTCGAGGGACTCAACGACGTCGCTCGCGACCTGGGCATGAACGAGGTTCTCTCCTCCGGTTCCCGCGCCGAGGATGAGGGTCTGTACCCGATCCAGCACGGCTACTGGGAAGAGGTCATGGAAAAGGCCGTCGAGGCCGAAGACGCCGACTACCAGGCACGCACGAGCAAGCAGGTCCGCAACGAAGAGCAGTCCGCCGAGGTCACCGCCGAGTTCGCCAAGGCCAAGGCCGCCGCCAAGGCCGCCACCGCCAGCAGCTCCTCGTCCTCTGAGGGCACCGGCGGCCGTCGTCGTCGCCGCCGCCGTCAGTAA
- the benB gene encoding benzoate 1,2-dioxygenase small subunit, translating to MSDITRDEIYDFIFKENRLLDDREFETWLECYRKDAEYWMPAWDDDETLTTDPQSEISLIYYANRAGLEDRIFRIRTERSAATSIPEPRTNHYTTNLEILERRDGEVDVRYNWISYYFRYNTTDHYFGTTWLTLDVSGDEPLIAKKKVVLKNDYIHHVVDVYQI from the coding sequence ATGTCCGATATCACCCGCGACGAAATCTACGATTTCATCTTCAAAGAGAACCGGCTGCTCGACGACCGTGAGTTCGAAACCTGGCTCGAGTGCTACCGCAAGGACGCCGAGTACTGGATGCCGGCCTGGGACGACGATGAGACCCTGACCACGGACCCGCAGTCCGAGATCTCGCTGATCTACTACGCGAACCGCGCCGGCCTCGAAGACCGCATCTTCCGCATCCGCACCGAGCGTTCCGCCGCGACCTCCATCCCGGAGCCGCGCACCAACCACTACACGACCAACCTCGAGATCCTCGAGCGTCGTGACGGCGAAGTGGACGTCCGCTACAACTGGATTTCCTACTACTTCCGCTACAACACCACCGACCACTACTTCGGCACCACGTGGCTGACCCTCGACGTCTCCGGCGACGAGCCGCTGATCGCCAAGAAGAAGGTCGTGCTCAAGAACGACTACATCCACCACGTCGTCGACGTCTACCAGATCTAG
- a CDS encoding 1,6-dihydroxycyclohexa-2,4-diene-1-carboxylate dehydrogenase, with protein MSAHGEMPVGAGVEGAPEIFTPNRFKGKRVLVTGAAQGIGLAVANRIAHENGSVFLVDRSELVHEVAEGLFDVSCGGIGSATADLETWEGAESMVAAATEAFDGFDVAINIVGGTIWAKPFEHYAPEEIEKEVTRSLFTTLWSVRAELPALIDNGGGTIVNVSSVATRGVNRVPYAASKGGVNALTSALALEAAEKNVRVVATAPGGTLAPERKVQRGPGPEGEQEKQWYQEIVDQTIDSSLFKRYGTLDEQAAPIVFMASPEASYITGSVLPVAGGDQG; from the coding sequence ATGAGCGCACACGGAGAGATGCCCGTCGGCGCCGGAGTCGAGGGCGCACCGGAGATTTTCACCCCCAACCGGTTTAAGGGAAAAAGGGTGCTGGTCACGGGTGCCGCCCAAGGAATCGGCCTGGCCGTCGCCAACCGCATCGCCCATGAAAATGGTTCGGTGTTCCTCGTGGACCGCTCTGAGTTGGTCCATGAGGTCGCCGAAGGGTTGTTCGACGTCTCCTGCGGCGGCATCGGCTCCGCAACCGCGGACCTTGAGACTTGGGAAGGCGCCGAGTCCATGGTCGCGGCGGCCACCGAGGCCTTCGACGGCTTCGACGTGGCCATCAATATCGTCGGTGGCACGATCTGGGCCAAGCCCTTCGAGCACTACGCCCCCGAAGAGATTGAAAAGGAAGTGACGCGTTCGCTGTTCACCACGTTGTGGTCGGTGCGCGCAGAACTTCCCGCGCTCATTGACAACGGCGGTGGCACCATCGTCAACGTCTCCTCCGTCGCCACCCGTGGCGTCAACCGCGTCCCGTACGCGGCCAGCAAGGGCGGCGTGAACGCTCTGACCTCGGCACTCGCCCTCGAAGCCGCCGAGAAGAACGTCCGCGTCGTCGCCACCGCCCCCGGTGGCACGCTTGCCCCGGAGCGTAAGGTCCAGCGTGGCCCCGGCCCCGAGGGTGAGCAGGAAAAGCAGTGGTACCAGGAGATCGTCGACCAGACGATCGACTCGTCCCTGTTCAAGCGCTACGGAACCCTCGACGAGCAGGCCGCTCCAATCGTGTTCATGGCTTCTCCCGAAGCCAGCTACATCACCGGCAGCGTCCTTCCCGTGGCAGGCGGCGATCAGGGCTAA
- a CDS encoding Rieske (2Fe-2S) protein → MTVLHIGEINDVEDGHALVVPPEQTGHDQAIAVFRQGEEFFAVDDVCTHLGASLGKEGRRSCADGVVTCWLHKGTFDVRTGEAVNYPARGRLGVHEVELRGGEIWLSVR, encoded by the coding sequence ATGACGGTTCTACACATCGGAGAGATCAACGACGTCGAGGACGGGCACGCCCTCGTCGTTCCACCGGAACAGACGGGCCATGACCAGGCGATCGCCGTGTTCCGGCAGGGCGAAGAATTTTTCGCCGTCGACGACGTCTGCACGCACCTGGGCGCTTCCCTCGGGAAAGAGGGGCGCAGGAGCTGCGCCGACGGGGTCGTCACCTGCTGGCTCCACAAAGGCACCTTCGACGTGCGCACCGGCGAGGCGGTCAACTACCCCGCCCGCGGGCGGCTGGGCGTCCACGAGGTGGAACTGCGCGGCGGGGAGATCTGGCTCAGCGTGCGCTGA
- a CDS encoding MFS transporter, translating to MSGYQWLIIAIAAFLNALDGYDLVAMAFSANAVTEEFGLSSSQLGWLLSAALLGIGIGAVILAPLADKLGRRKIILIALSIDLLGLLMTATADSFTELMLWRLVTGIGVGGILSAVTVLVSEYSNLRFRGLAMSIYSAGYGLGASLCGVLAAQLIPDHGWESVFLTGAILTAVSIVLTWIFVPESADFHVARGQQDKIVSLAARLGKTEPLSPAASSPDSGKAPLSAIFSSRFLAATIKIWIAFSLINFAFNFANQWTPRLLTESGLSAQQGIVGGIMLSFGGTIGSLLYGALTTRVDARKLLVFFSFGSTVVLVGFIGSTSLPTLMFLFGVAVGMLLNGCITGLYTITPAAYPSTVRATGVGAAIGVSRLGAVLAPIVIGYLNEGGWSPVALYTLAAVIVAAAGIVLMALRLNPERTVTHIQSAAESEKQLSAR from the coding sequence ATGTCGGGTTATCAGTGGTTGATCATCGCGATCGCCGCTTTCCTCAACGCCCTCGACGGCTACGACCTCGTGGCGATGGCCTTCTCCGCCAACGCAGTCACTGAGGAGTTCGGGCTCTCCTCCAGCCAACTGGGTTGGCTTCTGTCCGCGGCGCTGTTGGGCATCGGCATCGGCGCCGTGATTCTCGCGCCGCTCGCCGACAAGCTCGGACGCCGCAAGATCATCCTCATTGCCCTGAGCATCGATCTCCTCGGCCTCCTCATGACTGCGACGGCCGACTCCTTCACGGAGCTCATGCTCTGGCGCCTGGTGACCGGCATCGGCGTCGGCGGCATCCTCAGCGCCGTCACCGTGTTGGTCAGCGAGTACTCCAACCTTCGGTTCCGGGGCCTGGCCATGTCCATCTATTCCGCCGGATACGGCCTCGGCGCGTCCCTCTGTGGCGTGCTGGCCGCACAGCTCATTCCCGACCACGGATGGGAATCCGTGTTCCTCACCGGCGCCATTCTCACCGCAGTCTCCATTGTCCTGACATGGATCTTTGTTCCGGAATCCGCAGATTTCCACGTGGCGCGCGGCCAGCAGGACAAGATCGTCTCCCTCGCTGCCCGGCTGGGCAAGACGGAGCCGCTGAGTCCCGCGGCGTCGTCCCCGGACAGTGGGAAGGCTCCGCTCAGCGCGATTTTCTCTTCCCGTTTCTTGGCCGCCACCATCAAAATCTGGATCGCCTTCTCCCTGATCAACTTCGCCTTCAACTTCGCCAACCAGTGGACTCCGCGACTGCTCACCGAATCCGGATTGTCCGCACAGCAGGGCATCGTCGGCGGCATCATGCTCTCCTTCGGCGGGACGATCGGGTCGCTGCTCTACGGGGCGCTCACGACCAGGGTCGACGCCCGTAAATTGCTGGTCTTCTTCTCCTTCGGCAGCACCGTCGTACTGGTCGGGTTCATCGGCTCCACCTCGCTGCCGACTCTGATGTTCCTCTTCGGCGTCGCCGTGGGCATGCTGCTCAACGGGTGCATCACCGGCCTGTACACCATCACCCCGGCGGCATACCCCTCCACGGTGCGGGCCACCGGGGTGGGCGCAGCCATCGGCGTCTCTCGGCTGGGCGCGGTGCTCGCGCCGATCGTGATCGGCTACCTCAACGAAGGCGGCTGGTCCCCCGTCGCGCTCTACACGCTGGCCGCCGTCATCGTCGCCGCCGCCGGGATCGTATTGATGGCCCTGCGCCTCAACCCGGAGCGCACAGTGACTCACATCCAGAGTGCCGCGGAGTCGGAGAAACAGCTCAGCGCACGCTGA
- a CDS encoding ATP-dependent Clp protease proteolytic subunit produces MTDKIQMTSPTGGMNLGDSVYERLLRERIIFLGQQVDDEIANKLCAQILLLSAEDPTRDISLYINSPGGSVTAGMAIYDTMKYSPCDIATYGMGLAASMGQFLLSGGTKGKRFALPHARIMMHQPSAGIGGTAADISIQAEQFAATKREMAELIAEHTGQTFEQVTKDSDRDRWFTAAEAKDYGMVDHVITNAQGAVGN; encoded by the coding sequence ATGACTGACAAGATCCAGATGACGTCTCCGACCGGAGGCATGAACCTGGGCGACTCCGTCTACGAGCGCCTGCTGCGTGAGCGCATTATTTTCCTCGGCCAGCAGGTGGACGATGAGATCGCGAATAAGCTCTGCGCACAGATTCTGCTGCTCTCTGCGGAAGATCCCACCCGCGACATCTCGCTGTACATCAACTCGCCGGGTGGCTCCGTCACCGCCGGTATGGCGATCTACGACACGATGAAGTACTCGCCGTGCGACATCGCCACCTACGGCATGGGCCTGGCCGCCTCCATGGGCCAGTTCCTGCTTTCCGGTGGCACGAAGGGCAAGCGTTTCGCGCTCCCGCACGCCCGCATCATGATGCACCAGCCCTCCGCCGGCATCGGCGGCACCGCGGCCGACATTTCGATCCAAGCAGAGCAGTTCGCCGCCACCAAGCGCGAGATGGCCGAGCTGATCGCAGAGCACACCGGGCAGACCTTCGAGCAGGTCACCAAGGACTCCGACCGTGACCGCTGGTTCACCGCAGCGGAAGCCAAGGATTACGGCATGGTCGACCACGTGATCACCAACGCCCAGGGCGCTGTCGGAAACTAA
- the benC gene encoding benzoate 1,2-dioxygenase electron transfer component BenC gives MAQPQVALTFEDGITRFITTEEDQTIIDAAYKARINLPFDCRDGACGTCKAFCETGEYEEGDYVDEAMTDAEADDGYILQCQTYPLTDMVVQVPIPSAQAKTGASTLIGTITELDRLSESTVKFAVRLEERDKLNYLPGQYMNIAPPNADFHRSYSFSSGPSDDIVTFLVKYTPGGLMTSYLTEEAKVGDELNLTGPMGSFFLREPVAPILLLAGGTGLAPILAILERLAEDEEFKDPVRLIYGATFNHDIVEVEKLNSFKDKLADFDWFTVVSSPDEEHERKGFVTDHMDVEEHLHNGDADVYLCGPPPMVEAVRTHLNSLDTPPASFYYEKFTPQGTSDGGDEGDAVEVSSKTTEDKQSLSVSSSQVESGEIHRTKSDSAAQFEALRALEIGVASLLIDQLDEEDFAELTKRAEAANQHIDGASFKNAKGFIEANSAFHEFLFERSGNPAMLAAYRQLRTAEVMVAQLDDGYGVESGIPEDHLAFIEALKNKDLDAVKKVVDGHTVKAVETMNKAIETNVTEDN, from the coding sequence ATGGCGCAACCTCAAGTTGCCCTGACTTTCGAAGACGGCATCACCCGCTTCATCACCACCGAAGAGGACCAGACCATCATTGATGCCGCTTACAAAGCGCGCATCAACCTGCCCTTCGACTGTCGTGACGGTGCCTGCGGCACCTGTAAGGCGTTCTGCGAGACCGGTGAGTACGAAGAAGGCGACTACGTCGACGAGGCGATGACGGACGCCGAGGCCGACGACGGTTACATCCTGCAGTGCCAGACGTACCCGCTGACCGACATGGTCGTGCAGGTGCCGATCCCCTCGGCACAGGCCAAGACCGGCGCATCGACGCTGATCGGCACGATCACCGAGCTCGACCGCCTCAGCGAGTCCACGGTCAAGTTCGCCGTCCGCCTGGAAGAGCGCGACAAGCTCAACTACCTGCCGGGCCAGTACATGAACATCGCCCCGCCGAACGCCGACTTCCACCGTTCGTACTCGTTCTCCTCGGGTCCGTCGGACGACATCGTCACGTTCCTGGTCAAGTACACCCCCGGCGGCCTCATGACCTCCTACCTCACGGAGGAGGCCAAGGTCGGCGACGAGCTGAACTTGACCGGCCCGATGGGCTCGTTCTTCCTGCGCGAGCCGGTGGCCCCGATCCTGCTGCTCGCCGGCGGCACCGGCCTGGCCCCGATTCTGGCCATCCTGGAGCGCCTGGCAGAGGACGAGGAGTTCAAGGACCCGGTTCGTCTGATCTACGGTGCGACCTTCAACCACGACATCGTCGAGGTCGAGAAGCTGAACTCCTTCAAGGACAAGCTCGCCGACTTCGATTGGTTCACGGTCGTCTCCAGCCCGGATGAGGAGCACGAGCGCAAGGGCTTCGTCACCGACCACATGGACGTGGAGGAGCACCTGCACAACGGCGACGCCGACGTCTACCTCTGTGGCCCGCCGCCGATGGTCGAAGCCGTGCGCACCCACCTCAACAGCCTGGACACCCCTCCGGCGAGCTTCTACTACGAGAAGTTCACCCCGCAGGGCACCTCCGACGGCGGCGACGAAGGCGACGCCGTCGAGGTCAGCTCCAAGACCACCGAGGACAAGCAGTCTCTCTCCGTCTCCTCCAGCCAGGTGGAGTCCGGCGAGATCCACCGCACCAAGAGCGACTCGGCCGCCCAGTTCGAGGCTCTGCGTGCCCTGGAGATCGGTGTGGCTTCCCTCCTGATCGATCAGCTGGATGAGGAGGACTTCGCGGAGCTGACCAAGCGCGCCGAGGCCGCCAACCAGCACATCGACGGAGCTTCCTTCAAGAACGCGAAGGGCTTCATCGAAGCGAACAGCGCGTTCCACGAGTTCCTCTTCGAGCGCTCCGGCAACCCGGCGATGCTCGCAGCCTACCGTCAGCTGCGCACCGCTGAAGTCATGGTCGCTCAGCTCGACGACGGCTACGGGGTCGAATCCGGCATTCCGGAGGATCACCTGGCCTTCATCGAGGCGCTGAAGAATAAGGACCTGGACGCCGTCAAGAAGGTCGTCGACGGCCACACCGTCAAGGCAGTGGAGACGATGAACAAGGCGATCGAGACCAACGTAACGGAGGACAACTAA
- a CDS encoding ATP-dependent Clp protease proteolytic subunit, with the protein MNNARMPESRYVLPSFVEQSSYGTKETNPYSKLFEERIIFLGTQVDDTSANDIMAQLLVLESQDPDRDITMYINSPGGSFTALMAIYDTMQYVRPDVQTVCLGQAASAAAVLLAAGAPGKRAALPNARVLIHQPATQGTQGQVSDLEIQAAEIERMRHLMETTLSRHTNRSAEQIRIDTDRDKILTAEDALEYGMIDQVFEYRKLNA; encoded by the coding sequence ATGAACAACGCACGTATGCCTGAATCCCGTTACGTTCTGCCGTCGTTTGTCGAGCAGTCCTCGTACGGAACCAAGGAAACCAACCCCTACTCCAAGCTCTTCGAGGAGCGCATCATCTTCCTGGGCACCCAGGTCGACGACACCTCCGCGAATGACATCATGGCACAGCTGCTGGTGCTGGAGTCCCAGGATCCGGACCGCGACATCACGATGTACATCAACTCGCCGGGCGGCTCGTTCACCGCGCTGATGGCCATCTACGACACCATGCAGTACGTCCGCCCGGACGTCCAGACCGTCTGCCTCGGTCAGGCGGCCTCCGCTGCGGCCGTGCTGCTGGCCGCCGGCGCCCCGGGCAAGCGCGCCGCGCTGCCCAACGCCCGTGTGCTCATTCACCAGCCGGCCACCCAGGGCACCCAGGGCCAGGTCTCCGACCTGGAGATCCAGGCCGCTGAGATCGAGCGCATGCGCCACCTCATGGAGACCACCCTCTCCCGCCACACCAACCGGAGCGCGGAGCAGATCCGCATCGACACCGACCGCGACAAGATCCTCACGGCAGAGGACGCTCTCGAGTACGGCATGATCGACCAGGTCTTCGAGTACCGCAAGCTCAACGCGTAA
- a CDS encoding helix-turn-helix transcriptional regulator, which translates to MTPSLITGSRRSPVQVLRNLTDFLAALKPGSGAFVMLTGPHGAGKTELLQDLLANSQGWTSYRVTSLSWRAHQPGAVVEFLLNRAGKQSVDLLTAFDKPKSSVLLVIDDAHWADEASLRELFEVTRSLKHARIAVVLTALDDANGVGEPSMAQLRDMADIHVGLPPYDVDDVRAFALAHVGAHISPDTAAKIHSITGGRPGLIKEVLDAGSADHWQVVDPRIPIPRSWHAAFRRRLGDNSSPRMRLVLIAAALKQEEEVASGHFIDYLAGDDQDVVEKAFALGILERAMPSENHVVNFVHPTDRAVVRSLLSPSESHRLHQKAANFYRERGQESAALLHEALGVQGTDEDIALALNRYGEERAAGGWWRSAADAFQMAARVTEDPALVRERQLSSIEALVSASDIPQARQYADAFSPVTGDSRVYSLRGHIAMHEGRRSESVDLITRAWATLEEDGNTSPQDRARVASRQALLSLLEWRPEQIISWAEVTDRWAVPGSSMRPEARYVAMIGTAATTGQVTGDQSFPGETPVLAQRRDMAVGWVALAQDDPVYARQRLSRSRYIDSSERIDLWMDAWLARCLIVLGEFQEAQRAVERGLARAERFGIHFLEPLLLWSGSQIASLRGEKELANSYASRLVISSDSFPIQRIASHIARLQLANVNNDQVAAHRAGEALEEMQAEIDFGHPGFWVWEHIWANHLVISGRIDEADALISRAEERNAGSGLDSVTARLAVARAGIMVQQGKTEAGLAVYDDAVDLISTLHMPTYQANMLYDYGRTLRRLGRRRRADEVLGTAQEVFAALGAHEFVERCRRERRASGLGSRVRQSGELTPQEEEITKLVSAGATNQEVAQELYLSPKTVEYHLTRVYRKLGVRTRNELAALMNSR; encoded by the coding sequence ATGACGCCCTCGCTCATCACTGGTTCACGCCGCTCTCCCGTGCAGGTTCTTCGCAACCTGACGGATTTTCTGGCGGCGCTGAAACCAGGGAGCGGGGCGTTTGTCATGCTCACCGGCCCGCATGGCGCCGGTAAAACTGAGTTGCTCCAGGACCTGCTCGCCAACAGCCAAGGATGGACGTCGTACCGCGTCACCTCCTTGTCCTGGCGCGCGCACCAGCCTGGGGCCGTAGTCGAGTTTTTATTGAATCGGGCGGGCAAGCAGAGCGTCGATCTGCTCACCGCTTTCGATAAACCCAAATCTTCAGTTCTCCTCGTCATCGACGACGCCCACTGGGCGGACGAGGCCTCGTTGCGCGAACTCTTCGAAGTGACCCGCTCCCTCAAACACGCCCGCATCGCGGTCGTGCTGACGGCCCTCGACGACGCCAACGGGGTGGGTGAGCCTTCCATGGCGCAGTTGCGCGACATGGCCGACATCCATGTGGGGTTGCCCCCTTATGACGTCGACGACGTCCGCGCCTTCGCGCTCGCCCACGTCGGCGCGCACATCTCCCCCGACACGGCCGCCAAAATTCATTCCATCACCGGTGGCCGTCCCGGCCTGATCAAGGAAGTGCTCGACGCGGGCTCCGCCGACCACTGGCAAGTCGTCGACCCACGCATTCCGATCCCCCGCTCCTGGCACGCGGCCTTCCGCCGACGCCTCGGCGACAACAGCTCCCCCCGGATGCGTCTCGTGCTCATCGCGGCTGCCCTCAAACAGGAAGAGGAAGTCGCCTCCGGCCACTTCATCGACTACCTCGCCGGCGATGACCAGGACGTCGTGGAAAAAGCTTTCGCGCTCGGCATTCTGGAGCGGGCCATGCCGTCGGAAAACCACGTGGTCAACTTCGTCCACCCCACCGACCGCGCGGTGGTCCGTTCCTTGCTGAGCCCCTCTGAATCACACCGGCTGCACCAGAAGGCAGCCAACTTCTACCGCGAACGCGGTCAGGAGAGCGCCGCCCTGCTCCATGAGGCTCTTGGTGTGCAGGGCACCGACGAAGACATCGCCCTCGCGCTGAACCGTTACGGTGAAGAGCGCGCCGCAGGCGGTTGGTGGCGCTCCGCCGCCGACGCCTTCCAAATGGCGGCCCGTGTCACGGAAGACCCCGCCCTCGTCCGGGAACGGCAGCTCTCCTCCATCGAAGCGCTGGTCTCTGCCTCAGACATCCCGCAGGCACGGCAGTACGCTGACGCCTTCTCCCCCGTCACCGGTGACTCCCGCGTGTATTCTCTGCGCGGGCACATCGCGATGCATGAGGGGCGACGCTCCGAGTCCGTCGACCTGATCACCCGCGCCTGGGCCACACTGGAAGAAGACGGCAACACCAGTCCCCAGGACCGCGCCCGCGTCGCGTCCCGTCAAGCGTTGCTCAGTCTGCTGGAGTGGCGCCCCGAGCAGATCATCAGCTGGGCAGAGGTCACCGACCGGTGGGCCGTTCCCGGATCCAGTATGCGCCCGGAGGCGCGCTACGTCGCGATGATCGGTACAGCCGCCACCACCGGGCAGGTCACCGGCGACCAGTCCTTCCCCGGCGAGACCCCCGTGCTGGCCCAACGCCGGGACATGGCGGTCGGTTGGGTCGCGCTCGCCCAGGACGACCCCGTCTACGCGCGCCAGCGGCTCAGCCGCTCCCGCTACATCGACAGCTCAGAACGCATCGACCTGTGGATGGACGCCTGGCTCGCCCGCTGTCTGATCGTCCTCGGAGAATTCCAGGAAGCACAACGCGCCGTCGAACGCGGGTTGGCCCGCGCCGAGCGCTTCGGCATTCACTTTTTGGAGCCGCTGCTATTGTGGTCCGGCTCCCAGATCGCCAGCCTCCGCGGCGAAAAAGAACTGGCGAACTCCTATGCCTCCCGCCTGGTGATCAGCTCCGACTCTTTCCCCATCCAGCGCATCGCCTCCCACATCGCCCGGCTTCAGCTGGCCAACGTCAACAACGACCAGGTCGCCGCCCATCGTGCCGGCGAAGCCCTGGAGGAAATGCAGGCCGAGATCGACTTCGGCCACCCCGGTTTCTGGGTGTGGGAACACATCTGGGCGAACCACCTCGTGATCTCCGGGCGCATCGACGAAGCCGACGCCCTGATCTCCCGGGCGGAGGAACGCAACGCCGGATCCGGCCTAGATTCCGTCACCGCCCGCCTGGCGGTCGCCCGCGCCGGCATCATGGTGCAGCAAGGAAAGACGGAGGCGGGGTTGGCTGTCTACGACGACGCCGTTGACCTGATCTCCACCCTGCATATGCCGACCTACCAGGCGAACATGCTCTACGACTACGGACGCACCCTGCGCCGGCTGGGACGCCGGCGACGCGCCGATGAAGTTCTCGGCACCGCCCAGGAGGTTTTCGCCGCCCTCGGAGCGCACGAATTCGTCGAAAGATGCCGTCGCGAACGCCGCGCGAGTGGGCTGGGCAGCCGGGTCCGCCAGAGCGGTGAGCTCACTCCGCAGGAAGAGGAGATCACCAAGCTCGTCAGCGCCGGGGCCACCAACCAGGAAGTCGCGCAGGAGCTCTACCTCTCCCCCAAGACAGTCGAGTATCACCTGACCCGCGTGTACCGGAAACTGGGCGTGCGTACCCGAAACGAGCTCGCAGCGCTGATGAACAGCCGATGA